In a genomic window of Streptomyces sp. NBC_01231:
- a CDS encoding acyl-CoA dehydrogenase family protein: MSAPPTQPTVTEREARQVAEAAREQDWRKPSFAKELFLGRFRLDLIHPHPMPPDEAAQRGEEFLAKLRDFCETKIDSARIERDALIPDETVNGLKELGALGMKIDTKYGGLGLTQVYYNKALALVGSANPALGALLSAHQSIGVPQPLKIFGTQEQKDTFLPRLARTDISAFLLTEPDVGSDPARLATTAVPDGDDYVLDGVKLWTTNGVVADLLVVMARVPKSEGHKGGITAFVVEAGSEGITVEHRNAFMGLRGLENGVTRFHQVRVPAANRIGAEGAGLKIALTTLNTGRLSLPAMCVGAGKWCLKIAREWSAAREQWGKPVAFHEAVGSKISFIAATTFALEAVVDLASQMADEDRNDIRIEAALAKLYGSEMACLMADELVQIRGGRGFETAASLAARGERAVPAEQMLRDLRINRIFEGSTEIMHLLIAREAVDAHLSVAGDLIDPDKSLSDKAKAGANAGVFYAKWLPKLIAGPGQLPRSYSEFHHEVDLSGHLRYVERTARKLARSTFYAMSRWQGRMETKQGFLGRIVDIGAELFAMSAACVRAELLRTTDDHGREAYQLADVFCRQSRIRVEELFGRLWTNTDDLDHKVVKGVLSGTYEWLEEGIVDPSGDGPWIADATPGPSERDNAHRPIR, encoded by the coding sequence ATGTCCGCACCACCCACCCAACCCACCGTCACCGAGCGTGAAGCACGCCAGGTGGCGGAGGCCGCCCGGGAGCAGGACTGGCGTAAGCCCAGCTTCGCCAAGGAACTGTTCCTCGGCCGCTTCCGGCTCGACCTCATCCACCCCCATCCGATGCCGCCCGACGAGGCCGCCCAGCGCGGCGAGGAGTTCCTCGCCAAACTGCGCGACTTCTGCGAGACGAAGATCGACTCGGCGCGGATCGAGCGCGACGCGCTGATCCCCGACGAGACGGTCAACGGGCTCAAGGAGCTCGGCGCCCTCGGCATGAAGATTGACACCAAGTACGGCGGCCTGGGCCTCACGCAGGTTTACTACAACAAGGCCCTCGCCCTGGTCGGCTCCGCGAACCCGGCGCTCGGCGCGCTGCTGTCCGCCCACCAGTCGATCGGCGTTCCGCAGCCGCTGAAGATCTTCGGCACCCAGGAGCAGAAGGACACCTTCCTGCCCCGCCTGGCCCGCACGGACATCTCGGCGTTCCTGCTGACCGAACCGGACGTCGGCTCCGACCCCGCGCGCCTGGCCACCACCGCCGTCCCGGACGGCGACGACTACGTGCTCGACGGGGTCAAGCTGTGGACCACCAACGGCGTGGTCGCCGACCTGCTGGTGGTCATGGCCCGGGTGCCGAAGTCCGAGGGGCACAAGGGCGGCATCACCGCGTTCGTCGTGGAGGCCGGCTCCGAGGGCATCACGGTCGAGCACCGCAACGCCTTCATGGGCCTGCGCGGCCTGGAGAACGGTGTCACCCGTTTCCACCAGGTCCGCGTCCCCGCGGCGAACCGCATCGGCGCCGAGGGTGCGGGCCTGAAGATCGCGCTGACCACCCTCAACACCGGCCGGCTGTCGCTGCCCGCGATGTGCGTGGGCGCCGGCAAGTGGTGTCTGAAGATCGCCCGGGAGTGGTCGGCGGCGCGGGAGCAGTGGGGCAAGCCGGTCGCGTTCCACGAGGCGGTCGGCTCGAAGATCAGCTTCATCGCAGCGACGACCTTCGCCCTGGAGGCCGTGGTCGATCTCGCGAGCCAGATGGCGGACGAGGACCGTAACGACATCCGCATCGAGGCCGCCCTCGCCAAGCTGTACGGCTCCGAGATGGCCTGCCTGATGGCCGACGAACTGGTCCAGATCCGCGGCGGCCGCGGCTTCGAGACGGCGGCGTCCCTGGCCGCCCGCGGGGAACGCGCGGTACCCGCCGAACAGATGCTGCGCGACCTGCGCATCAACCGCATCTTCGAGGGCTCGACCGAGATCATGCACCTGCTGATCGCCCGCGAGGCGGTCGACGCCCACCTGTCGGTGGCCGGTGACCTGATCGACCCCGACAAGTCCCTGTCGGACAAGGCGAAGGCAGGCGCGAACGCGGGTGTCTTCTACGCCAAGTGGCTGCCGAAGCTGATCGCGGGACCGGGTCAACTCCCGCGCTCCTACAGTGAGTTCCACCATGAGGTGGACCTCTCCGGCCACCTGCGCTATGTCGAGCGCACCGCCCGCAAGCTCGCCCGCTCCACCTTCTACGCCATGTCCCGCTGGCAGGGCCGGATGGAGACCAAGCAGGGCTTTCTGGGCCGGATCGTCGACATCGGCGCGGAACTGTTCGCGATGAGCGCGGCCTGCGTACGCGCGGAACTCCTGCGCACCACCGACGACCACGGCCGGGAGGCCTACCAGCTCGCCGACGTCTTCTGCCGGCAGTCCCGCATCCGGGTCGAGGAACTCTTCGGCCGCTTGTGGACCAACACCGACGACCTCGACCACAAGGTCGTCAAGGGCGTGCTCTCGGGCACCTACGAGTGGCTGGAGGAGGGCATCGTCGACCCGTCGGGCGACGGTCCGTGGATCGCGGACGCGACACCGGGACCGAGCGAGCGGGACAACGCCCACCGCCCGATCCGCTGA
- the dxr gene encoding 1-deoxy-D-xylulose-5-phosphate reductoisomerase: protein MSDSPAPSGHGSEAPSTPRRHALTPAAPGPDPSTPGTRTGARHAESTHRTPQGPPSGPATGLATRALADPHLVYDPVVGDGPKDVVILGSTGSIGTQAIDLVLRNPDRFRVTGLSANGGRVALLAEQAHRLGARTVAVAREGVVPALREALSAQYGAERLPEILAGPDAATQLAASDCHTVLNGITGSIGLAPTLAALEAGRTLALANKESLIVGGPLVKALAEPGQIIPVDSEHAALFQALASGNRADIRKLVVTASGGPFRGRTKAQLADVTVEDALAHPTWAMGPVITINSATLVNKGLEVIEAHLLYDIPFDRIEVVVHPQSYVHSMVEFTDGSTIAQATPPDMRGPIAVGLGWPERVPDAAPAFDWSKASTWEFFPLDNDAFPSVNLARHVGQLAGTAPAVFNAANEECVEAFRAGALPFDGIMDTVTRVVDEHGTPDTGTSLTVADVLEAETWARTRARQLAAQTAEARA from the coding sequence ATGAGCGACAGTCCAGCCCCCTCAGGGCACGGGTCGGAAGCCCCGTCCACCCCGCGACGCCACGCACTCACTCCCGCCGCACCGGGCCCTGACCCGAGTACGCCCGGTACGAGGACCGGGGCCCGGCACGCCGAGAGCACGCACCGGACGCCGCAGGGCCCGCCCTCCGGGCCGGCCACGGGGCTCGCGACCCGCGCCCTGGCCGACCCGCACCTCGTCTACGACCCGGTCGTGGGCGACGGGCCGAAGGACGTGGTGATCCTCGGCTCGACCGGCTCGATCGGCACCCAGGCCATCGACCTCGTGCTGCGCAACCCGGACCGGTTCCGGGTCACCGGGCTCTCCGCCAACGGCGGCCGCGTCGCCCTCCTCGCCGAGCAGGCGCACCGGCTCGGGGCGAGGACCGTGGCCGTGGCCCGCGAGGGCGTCGTACCGGCCCTGCGCGAGGCCCTGAGCGCCCAGTACGGCGCCGAGCGGCTCCCCGAGATCCTCGCCGGACCGGACGCGGCCACCCAGCTCGCCGCATCCGACTGCCACACCGTCCTGAACGGCATCACCGGCTCCATCGGCCTGGCCCCGACCCTCGCCGCCCTGGAGGCGGGCCGCACGCTCGCGCTCGCCAACAAGGAGTCGCTCATCGTGGGCGGCCCGCTGGTCAAGGCCCTCGCCGAGCCCGGTCAGATCATCCCGGTCGACTCCGAGCACGCGGCGCTCTTCCAGGCGCTGGCCTCCGGCAACCGGGCCGACATACGCAAACTCGTCGTCACCGCGTCCGGGGGGCCCTTCCGGGGCCGTACGAAGGCACAGCTGGCGGACGTCACGGTGGAGGACGCCCTCGCCCACCCCACCTGGGCCATGGGCCCGGTGATCACGATCAACTCCGCGACCCTCGTCAACAAGGGCCTGGAGGTCATCGAGGCGCACCTCCTGTACGACATTCCCTTCGATCGGATTGAGGTGGTCGTGCACCCGCAGTCGTATGTCCACTCGATGGTTGAGTTCACGGACGGATCCACGATCGCGCAGGCGACGCCCCCCGACATGCGGGGGCCGATCGCCGTCGGCCTCGGCTGGCCCGAACGCGTGCCCGACGCGGCGCCCGCCTTCGACTGGAGCAAGGCGTCGACGTGGGAGTTCTTCCCACTCGACAACGACGCCTTCCCGTCGGTGAACCTGGCGCGACACGTGGGGCAGCTCGCGGGCACCGCCCCGGCGGTGTTCAATGCCGCGAACGAGGAGTGCGTGGAGGCCTTCCGGGCCGGCGCGCTGCCGTTCGACGGGATCATGGACACCGTGACCCGGGTGGTGGACGAGCACGGCACCCCGGACACGGGAACCTCGCTCACCGTGGCGGACGTCCTCGAAGCGGAGACCTGGGCGCGGACCCGGGCCCGGCAACTGGCGGCACAGACGGCGGAGGCCCGTGCATGA